The following coding sequences are from one Shewanella violacea DSS12 window:
- a CDS encoding zinc-ribbon domain-containing protein yields the protein MGEASNTMDFVNHPRYGNKPVVSEYNFSSSEINSAHWRYQSVKYFPDTDKQYYAVYPRTKYVDIEELCEVCKRPFIFYALEQKHWFEELGFYIDAHCTRCIDCRKKDQEIKQMKNSYYNLVLNKDRSPEETKTLKNVALELFQLGIIKDKTKIDRIS from the coding sequence ATGGGAGAAGCTTCTAATACTATGGATTTTGTTAATCACCCACGATACGGAAACAAGCCAGTTGTCTCTGAGTACAATTTTTCTTCATCTGAGATAAACAGTGCTCACTGGAGATACCAAAGTGTTAAGTATTTCCCTGACACAGACAAGCAATACTATGCTGTATATCCTCGTACCAAGTATGTGGATATAGAGGAGCTGTGTGAAGTCTGTAAAAGGCCATTTATTTTTTATGCCTTAGAACAAAAACACTGGTTTGAAGAACTTGGATTCTATATAGATGCACATTGTACAAGGTGTATTGATTGTCGAAAAAAAGATCAAGAAATAAAGCAAATGAAAAATTCATACTATAATCTTGTTTTAAATAAAGATCGCTCTCCAGAAGAGACTAAAACCTTAAAAAATGTCGCGCTTGAACTTTTTCAATTAGGCATAATTAAGGACAAGACAAAAATTGATAGAATTAGCTAA
- a CDS encoding VOC family protein, with protein MVKVDDIRVFIPSKDYEVSKSFYQALGFEMDHVTDDLSLFQNGESSFFLQKFYNEDLAKNLMLQLSVVDINDAFETISNLDGFDIKYQPIKSEPWGQVVYLWGPSGELWHVTEFSNK; from the coding sequence ATGGTGAAAGTTGATGATATTAGAGTTTTTATTCCTAGCAAGGATTACGAGGTTTCTAAATCCTTTTATCAAGCATTGGGCTTTGAAATGGATCATGTCACCGATGATTTATCTTTATTTCAAAATGGTGAATCTAGTTTCTTTTTACAAAAATTCTACAACGAAGATTTAGCTAAAAACTTAATGTTGCAACTCTCTGTTGTAGATATAAACGATGCCTTTGAAACTATATCGAATTTAGATGGATTCGATATAAAGTATCAGCCAATTAAATCGGAACCTTGGGGTCAAGTCGTGTATCTGTGGGGGCCGTCAGGTGAGCTTTGGCATGTCACAGAGTTTAGCAACAAATAA
- the cysZ gene encoding sulfate transporter CysZ, with protein sequence MNPKTTQATTKSGVNYFLDGFSLIKTKGLRSFVFIPLMINLLVFASVIYFAIGQLDNAFTWLSNQLPDYLSWLNFMLWPLAVITLVVLLSFLFSSVMNWIAAPFNGLLAEKVEQHLTGKDLNTGTSLDLVKDLPRILGREWIKLKYYLPRAIICLILFWVPFVGQTFAPIIWFMFSAWMMAIQYCDYPFDNHKVSFPDMKFALNQTKGTSFSFGAAVTLFSMIPIVNFIVMPVAICGATAMWVDKYREAYKHPEIAPD encoded by the coding sequence ATGAACCCCAAAACAACCCAAGCAACGACCAAGAGCGGAGTTAACTATTTCCTCGATGGATTTAGTCTGATCAAGACTAAAGGGCTAAGAAGCTTTGTATTTATTCCCTTAATGATTAACCTGCTTGTCTTTGCCAGCGTTATCTATTTTGCCATAGGTCAATTAGATAATGCCTTCACCTGGTTATCGAATCAGCTTCCCGACTACTTAAGCTGGCTCAATTTTATGCTCTGGCCTCTGGCCGTGATCACCTTAGTGGTGCTGCTGTCTTTTCTGTTCAGCTCTGTCATGAACTGGATTGCCGCACCTTTTAATGGCCTACTCGCCGAAAAAGTCGAGCAACACCTCACAGGCAAAGATCTCAATACCGGCACAAGCTTAGATCTGGTTAAGGATCTACCTAGGATCTTGGGCCGAGAATGGATAAAACTCAAATATTATCTGCCTAGAGCCATTATCTGCCTGATATTGTTCTGGGTTCCCTTTGTCGGTCAAACATTTGCCCCCATAATCTGGTTCATGTTTAGTGCCTGGATGATGGCGATACAATACTGTGATTATCCCTTCGATAACCACAAGGTATCCTTCCCCGACATGAAATTCGCTCTCAATCAAACTAAGGGAACGAGTTTCAGTTTCGGCGCCGCCGTTACCCTGTTCTCTATGATCCCCATAGTTAACTTTATCGTAATGCCAGTGGCTATCTGTGGCGCGACAGCCATGTGGGTAGATAAGTATCGTGAAGCTTATAAACACCCGGAAATAGCACCGGATTAA
- a CDS encoding carbohydrate binding family 9 domain-containing protein: MPSTAISKALLSTLLLVTSSCAFSVFSGTSEQFHIDIVTLEQGATIDGRLDEPQWLQASITELKYETSPGENIAAPVATQVKIFATETSLFVSFVAQDPDSSASSNLIRANITDRDSLWGDDLVGIKLDTFNDERLAYQFFVNPYGVQMDSIENELTGQESNAWDGIWHSSARKTPQGYLVEMELPLRLFNFDSSLDIQTWGIEFIRFYPRDKNHRLSSHSIDRNNNCQLCQLGTSTGLEGLESGQDLQLTPSLVMNRSSQRDLDPSQEWKSDNNIEPGLDIRWGITPNTLLSATINPDFSQVEADAGQLDINSTFALFYPEKRAFFLDNKDYFDTQLQLLHTRNIVSPDYGVKLTSKVDNHTFALMATNDTKTNFLVPGNLSSDIASIDEESHNLAGRYRADFGSELSIGALVTAKQSEQYHNYVVSGDVKYKPTQHDTLTAQYVFSTTEYPVDLFKEFCSQDTCLPDNSCELGDCGTNERVLRTKLDQEISDDFYRLKYIHKRRNWYAFTQYESAGDDFRADLGFISRVDVTKFVAGGGYIWYPLNSSFSRIELRGDWDISHNQAGELIEQEAEAKIEFEASMQSYTAIGFINRKHVGRRHDASTLAIEGNTQMFTENIGWLYSSFTPARQISLELDAEYGDSIDYSNDRLGTQLLINPEVEWNITDSVSLELSHMYRRLDVNEGNLFTANLTDVRLSWYFNISNFIRISSIYTDIQRDPSLYLYYTPKESQQNLGNEVLYGYKLNPQSVFYLGYSDGMQSNNNIDTLTRDEQTYFMKLSYAWLL, encoded by the coding sequence ATGCCATCGACCGCGATATCTAAAGCTCTGCTCTCTACCCTTCTTTTAGTGACATCAAGCTGCGCGTTTTCCGTTTTTTCAGGGACGAGTGAGCAATTTCATATCGATATTGTGACGCTAGAACAAGGCGCAACCATAGATGGACGGCTCGATGAGCCCCAGTGGCTACAAGCCTCTATTACCGAGCTAAAATATGAGACCAGTCCAGGGGAGAACATCGCCGCTCCCGTGGCGACTCAGGTCAAAATTTTTGCCACTGAAACCAGCTTATTTGTCTCCTTTGTGGCTCAAGACCCAGATTCCTCTGCCAGCAGTAACCTTATCCGCGCCAATATCACCGACCGCGACTCCCTTTGGGGCGATGACTTGGTGGGTATTAAGCTAGACACCTTCAATGATGAGCGCCTCGCTTATCAGTTTTTCGTTAACCCCTATGGCGTACAAATGGACTCCATAGAGAACGAGCTTACCGGTCAAGAGAGTAATGCCTGGGATGGGATTTGGCACAGCAGTGCCCGAAAAACACCTCAAGGTTATCTTGTGGAGATGGAGCTGCCCCTAAGACTGTTTAATTTCGATAGTAGTCTGGACATCCAGACTTGGGGGATTGAGTTTATTCGTTTTTATCCAAGAGATAAAAACCACAGATTGTCCAGCCACTCCATTGACAGAAACAATAACTGTCAGCTCTGCCAGTTAGGCACATCGACAGGCCTTGAAGGTTTAGAGTCAGGCCAAGATCTGCAGCTCACGCCGTCACTGGTGATGAACAGAAGCAGTCAAAGAGACTTAGACCCAAGCCAGGAATGGAAAAGTGATAACAATATAGAGCCTGGGCTGGATATTCGCTGGGGGATCACCCCAAATACCTTGCTCAGTGCCACCATAAACCCAGATTTTTCACAGGTCGAAGCCGATGCGGGTCAGCTGGATATTAACAGCACCTTCGCCCTCTTCTACCCCGAGAAGCGTGCCTTCTTCCTCGACAACAAAGACTACTTCGATACTCAACTGCAACTGCTGCATACCCGAAATATTGTCTCACCGGATTACGGAGTCAAGCTCACCAGTAAGGTCGATAACCACACCTTTGCCCTGATGGCCACCAACGATACTAAGACCAACTTTCTGGTGCCGGGTAACTTGAGCTCAGATATCGCCAGTATCGACGAAGAAAGCCATAACCTTGCAGGCAGATACCGAGCCGACTTTGGCAGTGAGCTTTCTATTGGCGCACTGGTCACCGCCAAACAAAGTGAGCAATACCATAACTATGTGGTCAGTGGTGATGTGAAATATAAGCCCACACAACACGATACCTTAACCGCTCAATATGTATTTTCAACCACTGAATATCCCGTTGATCTGTTCAAGGAGTTCTGTTCGCAAGATACCTGTCTGCCGGACAATTCATGTGAACTTGGCGATTGTGGCACCAACGAGCGCGTGTTGCGTACCAAACTAGACCAAGAGATCAGTGATGATTTCTATCGACTGAAATACATCCATAAACGCCGCAACTGGTATGCCTTTACCCAATATGAATCGGCTGGTGACGATTTCAGGGCCGACTTAGGCTTTATCAGCCGAGTCGATGTGACTAAGTTTGTCGCGGGGGGAGGCTATATCTGGTACCCCCTTAATTCAAGCTTCAGCCGTATTGAACTCCGCGGTGATTGGGATATCAGCCACAATCAAGCAGGCGAGCTAATCGAACAGGAGGCAGAAGCCAAAATAGAGTTTGAAGCCTCGATGCAAAGCTACACCGCCATTGGCTTTATAAATCGAAAGCATGTAGGTAGGCGACACGATGCTTCTACTCTGGCAATCGAAGGTAACACTCAGATGTTTACCGAAAATATCGGCTGGCTCTATTCCTCGTTTACTCCCGCCAGGCAAATAAGTCTCGAACTGGATGCAGAATACGGCGACAGCATTGATTATAGTAATGACAGACTAGGCACTCAGCTGTTAATCAATCCGGAAGTTGAATGGAATATCACCGACAGCGTGTCTCTGGAACTATCCCATATGTATCGCAGATTAGATGTGAATGAAGGCAACTTGTTCACCGCTAACTTAACAGACGTGCGCCTCAGCTGGTATTTCAACATCAGCAACTTCATTCGCATTTCCAGTATCTACACAGATATTCAACGGGATCCAAGTTTATACCTCTATTATACGCCCAAAGAGAGTCAACAAAATCTGGGCAATGAGGTCCTATACGGTTACAAACTCAACCCACAGAGTGTTTTCTATCTGGGTTACTCTGACGGTATGCAGTCAAATAACAACATAGACACACTCACAAGAGACGAGCAGACCTACTTTATGAAACTCAGCTACGCTTGGTTACTCTAA
- the betI gene encoding transcriptional regulator BetI, with amino-acid sequence MPRSPMKAVRQQQLIDATLISVERHGLHHTTINTISDLAGTSSGLISHYFGGKQGLIEATLKHLLDELKQALLSRTSGKKLTSIERLLMIVEANFTEFQRSTPATKTWLSFWSQAVHEPGLARLQHINSQRLYSNLLFSFKQLLPESEAITASKQTAAMIDGFWLRSALSASPEQEFEQAQLLCKAFIEAVINQYREHQCL; translated from the coding sequence ATGCCCAGGTCGCCAATGAAAGCTGTACGACAACAGCAGTTAATAGACGCAACGTTAATCTCAGTTGAACGTCATGGTTTACATCACACCACAATTAATACCATCAGCGATTTGGCCGGCACATCATCCGGACTCATCAGTCACTATTTTGGTGGTAAACAAGGTCTGATAGAGGCGACACTCAAGCATCTTCTCGATGAACTAAAACAGGCTTTATTGAGTCGAACCTCAGGTAAGAAATTAACCTCAATCGAGCGTCTATTGATGATTGTTGAAGCCAACTTTACCGAGTTTCAACGTTCGACCCCAGCCACTAAGACCTGGTTGAGCTTCTGGTCCCAAGCAGTACACGAGCCAGGATTAGCTAGGCTGCAACACATCAACAGCCAACGTCTGTATAGCAACTTACTGTTTTCATTTAAGCAATTACTGCCTGAGTCAGAGGCGATAACTGCTTCAAAACAGACCGCGGCCATGATTGATGGATTTTGGCTACGCAGCGCATTAAGTGCATCCCCCGAGCAAGAGTTCGAACAAGCTCAATTATTATGTAAAGCCTTTATTGAGGCTGTGATCAACCAGTATAGAGAACATCAATGCCTTTAG
- a CDS encoding chromosome segregation protein SMC has product MRLKQIKLAGFKSFVDSTKIPFLNPLSAIIGPNGCGKSNIIDAVRWVLGESSAKHLRGDSMADVIFNGSTARRPVSVASVELSFENLDGRLMGEYSSYQEIAIKRQVSRDGDSSYFLNGQKCRRKDITDLFMGTGLGPRSYAIIEQGTISRLIESKPQELRVFIEEAAGISRYKERRRETENRIRHTRENLDRLGDIRNELGRQLEKLAEQASEAKQYRELKQSERQLDSELFVSRYLELIHQTERLTLDVNRLELAKAEVEAEKERTELELTRLNVQLVELDGEEQKRVESFYLSGTQIAKLEQELKHRQQQDSHVEQRITGIVHKLNQHKDKLSSDETSQQALSEELVLKRPQIEQTHLSLTQVTADLSAHELKAAESRTLLSEHKEKVSSYRLAYEVSRGKLSHQGIMLEQTRAQLSSIEQDAAGLLKQEDVKIGQDNLGRLTQWQIDAMEQGEINDELDQKLTDLLQSQVNLKAKQEALSQSLAEERGRLALITKLLLDDENQSGAKALWQLINVQPGWEKAVELIFDGLLKMPAGVEKGEFGFEGLISQEWHGMSSNANLSPWLSLIRWAETLEQARELVSGISEHERIVTADGYLLGKGFVIKKGTDSGSLVQLKREQEALDVSIDDSEALLSELNNQGHGLDANITPLKIELASGIDTLQKLNVSIARLTVQIEADKQRNKDLSQRREHLVSELARLKVLLNKQQEDEVSVLANLDNAQSSLKQGEQAQTSLVKGLDEQVDSVGVFKDKYQQVQQADRDLSQVCQTLTTKLALNEQSINQQRVRIEELTLAKSALEHQLVEQNVASEDGQLSSLKEQLGQALAQQQTKQVELARLRQQQTKLQESCDSSGIKKKQQLGKTEDLTQSISTLKLRREGLKGQADSQLMQLKEQDIELEQVKSSLDLKKSSQVRQRELERIRAQIIHLGAINLAAIEEYEQQGERKNYLDSQDEDLTSALTSLEEAIRKIDKETKSRFKDTFDKVNKDLGILFPKVFGGGSATLALTHDDLLEAGVTIMARPPGKKNSTIHLLSGGEKALTALSLVFAIFRLNPAPFCMLDEVDAPLDDANVDRFCRLVKEMSQTVQFIFISHNKLTMEMADQLIGVTMHEPGVSRIVAVDIDEAVALADAG; this is encoded by the coding sequence ATGAGACTCAAACAGATAAAACTTGCTGGATTTAAGTCGTTTGTCGATTCAACTAAGATCCCCTTTCTAAATCCCCTAAGTGCCATCATTGGCCCTAATGGCTGTGGTAAATCTAATATCATAGATGCCGTGCGTTGGGTATTAGGCGAAAGCTCGGCTAAGCATTTACGTGGCGACTCTATGGCCGACGTTATCTTTAATGGCTCGACGGCTCGTCGTCCTGTATCTGTGGCCAGTGTCGAGCTGAGCTTCGAGAACTTAGATGGTCGATTAATGGGGGAATACTCCAGCTATCAAGAAATTGCCATTAAACGTCAAGTTAGCCGTGATGGAGATTCCAGCTACTTCTTAAATGGTCAGAAGTGTCGTCGTAAAGACATTACCGATCTGTTTATGGGTACGGGTCTTGGCCCGAGAAGCTATGCGATTATTGAGCAGGGGACGATATCAAGATTAATCGAGTCTAAACCTCAAGAACTCAGGGTGTTTATCGAAGAAGCTGCGGGGATCTCTCGTTATAAAGAGCGCCGACGTGAAACCGAAAATCGCATCCGTCACACCAGAGAGAACTTAGATCGTCTCGGTGATATTCGTAATGAGCTGGGTCGCCAGTTAGAGAAATTAGCTGAGCAAGCCTCGGAGGCGAAGCAATATCGTGAGCTGAAGCAGTCTGAGCGTCAGTTAGACTCAGAATTATTCGTGAGTCGCTATCTCGAGCTTATCCATCAAACCGAGAGACTGACCTTAGACGTGAATCGTCTCGAGTTAGCTAAGGCGGAGGTGGAGGCTGAGAAAGAGCGCACCGAACTCGAGTTGACTCGGCTCAATGTACAGCTAGTAGAATTAGATGGTGAAGAACAAAAACGCGTCGAGTCTTTCTACCTCTCAGGTACCCAGATAGCTAAACTTGAGCAAGAACTTAAGCATCGTCAGCAACAAGACTCACATGTTGAGCAACGCATTACGGGTATCGTTCATAAGCTGAACCAACATAAAGATAAATTATCTTCTGATGAGACAAGTCAGCAGGCATTGAGTGAGGAGCTGGTTCTCAAACGGCCTCAGATAGAACAGACTCATTTGTCTTTGACCCAAGTTACTGCCGACTTGAGTGCACATGAGCTTAAAGCCGCTGAATCAAGAACTCTGTTATCCGAACACAAAGAAAAAGTTTCCTCCTATCGATTAGCCTATGAAGTATCACGGGGTAAATTGTCACATCAAGGCATTATGTTGGAGCAGACAAGGGCTCAGCTTTCTAGCATAGAGCAAGATGCTGCGGGGCTCCTGAAACAAGAAGATGTCAAGATTGGACAAGATAATCTTGGTCGATTAACTCAGTGGCAAATCGATGCCATGGAGCAAGGTGAGATCAATGATGAATTGGATCAGAAGCTAACCGATCTTCTACAAAGCCAAGTTAATCTCAAGGCTAAACAGGAAGCCTTGAGTCAATCTCTCGCCGAAGAGCGAGGTCGGTTGGCCTTAATTACTAAGCTACTGCTCGATGACGAGAATCAATCGGGTGCTAAAGCCCTATGGCAGCTTATTAATGTTCAGCCTGGTTGGGAGAAAGCGGTAGAGCTGATATTCGACGGTTTACTGAAAATGCCAGCGGGTGTGGAGAAAGGTGAGTTTGGCTTTGAAGGGCTTATATCTCAAGAGTGGCATGGAATGAGCAGTAATGCCAACCTCTCACCTTGGTTGAGTCTGATACGATGGGCCGAAACGCTGGAACAGGCTAGAGAGCTAGTGTCTGGGATTAGTGAGCACGAACGTATAGTGACTGCGGATGGCTACCTGTTAGGTAAAGGCTTCGTGATCAAAAAGGGCACAGATTCAGGCTCCTTGGTTCAACTTAAACGTGAGCAAGAAGCGTTAGATGTCAGTATTGATGATAGTGAAGCCTTACTTAGTGAACTTAACAATCAAGGCCATGGTTTAGACGCTAATATCACGCCGTTAAAAATAGAGCTGGCATCGGGCATTGACACTCTGCAGAAGCTCAATGTCTCCATTGCTAGATTGACTGTGCAGATAGAAGCGGACAAACAGCGAAATAAAGACCTAAGCCAGCGCCGAGAGCACTTGGTCTCTGAACTTGCCCGACTAAAAGTACTGCTTAATAAGCAGCAAGAGGATGAGGTGAGTGTTCTTGCTAACCTAGATAATGCACAATCTAGCCTGAAGCAAGGTGAGCAAGCGCAAACTAGCTTAGTTAAAGGGCTTGATGAACAAGTCGACTCGGTAGGTGTCTTTAAAGATAAATACCAGCAAGTGCAACAAGCAGATCGTGATTTGAGCCAGGTATGCCAGACATTAACGACTAAGCTGGCGCTCAATGAGCAGTCCATCAATCAGCAGCGCGTTCGTATCGAAGAGCTGACCTTAGCTAAATCCGCGCTTGAACATCAACTTGTTGAGCAAAATGTGGCCAGTGAAGATGGTCAGTTAAGCAGCTTAAAAGAGCAGTTAGGTCAGGCACTGGCACAGCAACAAACTAAGCAGGTCGAACTTGCTAGGTTGCGTCAGCAGCAAACTAAATTGCAAGAATCGTGTGATAGCTCAGGAATAAAGAAAAAACAACAGCTTGGCAAGACAGAAGACTTGACTCAGTCTATCAGCACGTTAAAGTTACGTCGCGAAGGTTTGAAAGGTCAGGCTGATAGCCAACTGATGCAGCTTAAAGAGCAAGATATTGAGTTGGAGCAAGTCAAATCTTCGCTAGATCTGAAAAAGAGTTCTCAGGTTCGTCAACGAGAGCTTGAAAGGATCCGAGCTCAAATTATTCATCTAGGCGCTATTAACTTGGCCGCTATTGAAGAATATGAACAGCAAGGTGAACGTAAGAACTATTTAGATAGCCAAGATGAAGATCTTACTTCGGCCTTGACCAGTCTGGAGGAGGCGATACGTAAGATAGATAAAGAAACCAAGAGTCGCTTTAAAGATACCTTCGATAAAGTGAATAAAGATTTGGGTATACTCTTTCCCAAGGTTTTTGGCGGTGGCAGTGCCACGTTGGCTCTGACCCATGATGATCTACTCGAGGCTGGAGTGACCATTATGGCTAGACCGCCAGGGAAAAAGAATAGTACGATCCACCTTCTTTCTGGTGGAGAAAAAGCGTTAACCGCATTATCATTGGTATTTGCGATATTTAGGCTTAATCCAGCACCATTTTGTATGCTAGATGAAGTTGATGCGCCTTTGGATGACGCAAACGTCGATAGATTCTGTCGATTAGTGAAAGAGATGTCTCAGACTGTACAATTTATTTTTATCAGCCATAACAAGTTAACGATGGAAATGGCTGACCAACTGATAGGAGTTACTATGCATGAACCTGGAGTTTCACGCATAGTTGCTGTTGATATTGATGAAGCGGTGGCACTGGCCGACGCTGGATAA
- the zipA gene encoding cell division protein ZipA, whose amino-acid sequence MENLQLVLFVLGAIAIIAVLVHGFWSIRKQQPKSIKNSAITGLNKEESPSRDSQGFDVDGIGQVRVFKKEQSLDEEALTEAVNFNSVENESHFSLSDQPKQKMNRQRQEPVLSAQDSEDLNQMELGLGQEAVLAQSVQFDGESAVLEAESLVETATPKSTPTYATPVTEPRIKTAIKPQAKIEPEVVEQETLVEPRDVLVLHVVAAEGQELNGAELLPSLLTLNFKFGDMNIFHRHLDNAGTGKVLFSLANMVKPGIFNPDEMEQFSTEGVVLFMTLPCHGDPLMNFSIMLNSAQQLADDLGGQVLDGGRDAWSETTKQSYLQRIRAQIS is encoded by the coding sequence ATGGAAAATTTGCAACTTGTATTATTCGTTTTAGGCGCAATAGCTATTATCGCCGTACTTGTGCATGGTTTTTGGTCCATTAGAAAGCAACAACCTAAATCAATCAAAAATAGCGCCATTACTGGCTTAAACAAAGAGGAGTCCCCAAGTCGGGATTCACAAGGCTTTGATGTCGACGGTATTGGTCAAGTCAGGGTTTTTAAAAAAGAACAGAGTCTAGATGAAGAAGCCTTAACTGAGGCGGTGAATTTTAATTCGGTAGAGAATGAGAGCCATTTTTCATTGTCAGATCAGCCGAAACAGAAGATGAATCGCCAGAGACAAGAGCCAGTATTATCAGCTCAAGATTCTGAAGACCTCAATCAGATGGAACTTGGACTCGGACAAGAAGCTGTACTGGCTCAAAGTGTTCAGTTTGACGGTGAAAGTGCCGTACTTGAGGCTGAATCATTGGTAGAGACAGCGACACCTAAATCTACACCTACTTATGCTACACCTGTGACTGAACCTAGAATAAAAACCGCAATAAAACCTCAGGCTAAAATAGAGCCAGAGGTTGTAGAGCAAGAGACCTTAGTCGAACCAAGGGATGTATTGGTGCTGCATGTCGTTGCTGCAGAAGGTCAGGAATTAAATGGCGCCGAATTGTTACCGAGTTTGCTCACGCTTAACTTTAAGTTTGGTGACATGAATATTTTCCATCGTCATCTAGATAATGCTGGCACAGGCAAGGTGTTATTCTCGCTGGCGAACATGGTAAAACCTGGTATTTTCAATCCAGATGAAATGGAACAGTTCAGCACCGAAGGTGTGGTGTTATTTATGACATTACCTTGTCATGGTGATCCCTTGATGAACTTCTCGATTATGCTCAATTCTGCACAGCAGCTTGCAGACGATTTAGGTGGTCAAGTACTCGATGGCGGACGTGATGCCTGGAGTGAAACCACCAAGCAAAGCTATCTGCAGCGTATTCGAGCTCAAATTTCTTAA